From a single Lolium rigidum isolate FL_2022 chromosome 7, APGP_CSIRO_Lrig_0.1, whole genome shotgun sequence genomic region:
- the LOC124669987 gene encoding FCS-Like Zinc finger 1-like — translation MAASLACSSVFFFDAELLSEAGMPALDTCALCTKPLARDSDIFMYRGDIPFCSEECRDEQMQLDAVRAGKAARRLRQYASGTEARRGHQEYRKVSVVS, via the coding sequence ATGGCGGCATCACTAGCCTgttcctccgtcttcttcttcgacgccgAGCTGCTCAGCGAGGCCGGCATGCCGGCGTTGGACACGTGCGCGCTCTGCACCAAGCCGCTGGCCCGTGACAGCGACATCTTCATGTACAGAGGGGACATCCCCTTCTGCAGCGAGGAGTGCCGCGACGAGCAGATGCAGCTCGATGCCGTTCGCGCCGGGAAGGCCGCCCGACGGCTGCGGCAGTACGCTTCGGGTACGGAGGCGCGGCGCGGGCACCAGGAGTACAGGAAGGTGTCCGTCGTGAGCTGA